CTACGCTCGGCATGAACTTCTCGCCCAGGGTTTGTTCCACAAAAAAAGTCCTAGCTTTCGCTAAGACTTTTCAACCACTGTGTGGTCCCACCTGGGCTCGAACCAGGGACCCCCTGATTATGAGTCAGGTGCTCTAACCAGCTGAGCTATAGGACCCGCAAATTGCGGATGCAATATTACTATTTATTTTTAATCGATACAAGCAAAACAACACCTACTTCCGTATTTCCTGGCAAAGCTCAACGAGCACTCCATTGGCCGTCTTGGGATGTACAAAAGCTACCAATTTATTGTCCGCACCGCTTTTGGGCGTTTCGTTCAACACCGTAAAACCCTCTGCTTTTAGCCGGGTGATTTCCGCCACAATATCGTCTACCTCAAAAGCCACATGGTGGATGCCTTCGCCCTTTTTCTCTAAAAATTTAGCAATGGGGCTATTATCGTCCAAGGCCTCCAAAAGCTCAATTTTGTTAGGCCCGTTCTTAAAGAACGAAGTCCTTACTCCCTCGGAAGCTACTTCTTCCTGTTTGTAAGGTGCCGCGCCCAATAACTTCTCGAACAAAAGATTGGACGCTTCCATGTTTTTGACCACAATTCCCAAATGTTCTATTTTCTTCACGCCGAATATATTTCTGTCACTACCGAAGATACAGTATTACTGCGTATTTTTGTAGCATGGAAACGCAACGACAACGAAAAATAGGTGGGGTAATTCAAAAGGATATTGTAGATATCCTGCAAAAAGCGGCATTGGAAGGTGGGCTTAGGGGTACGCTGATTTCCGTTTCCAAGGTTTCCGTTACTACAGACTTATCCATTGCCAAGGTATACGTAAGCATCTTCCCTACGGACAAGGCAAAGGAACTGATGGAGGGGATAAAATCCAACCAGCCGTTGATTAAACACGAATTGGCGCAACGCACGCGTAATCAACTCCGTAGGGTTCCGGAATTATTGTTCTTTTTGGACGATTCCTTGGACTATATCGAAAAAATAGAAAGCTCTTTGAAAGAAAAGGAAAACCCTATCGAAAACAGGGATTTATTGCCCAAACGTAAAAAGTCCTAATCTCTTGAATTTTCCGCTCTACATTGCCAAAAGGTATGTACGTTCTAAAAGCAGCCAGAACGCGGTAAACATCATTAATTTTATCACTTTTCTGGTCATTGTCATCGGTTCCGCGGCCCTGTTCATCGTGCTTTCTGGTTTTGCTGGCTTAAAAACCTTTAGCCTCTCCTTTACCAATTCTTTTGACCCGGAACTCAAAGCACTGCCTGCAACGGGAAAGTTTTTTGAAATAACCCCTGAACAGGAGAAGCAACTCAGTGAAATATCAGGCTTGGCTATTTATTCCAAAGAAATTGAGGAAAAGGTTTATCTGGAACACCGAGGTAAAAATCACATTGCCTATATCAAGGGAATTGACTCCAACTATGTAAAGTCCATAAAAGTGGACAGTATCCTGTATTTGGGAGATTGGACCATTAACGAGCAGCAGGTCGTTTCCGGAATCGGGATTGCCAATATTCTTGGTGTCACCATCAACCAATTTAGAAGTCCGTTGCAAATCTACGCGGTGAAACCAGGAACGGGTTCCATCTCCCAGAGTATGGGCAGTTCCAATTCATTGTACAACCAATTACCCATGGTCATTGGAGGGGTTTACGCGGTGGAGGCCGATTTGGACAACAAATATGTTTTTGCCGATTTGCCCTTGGTACAAGCTTTGCTCGAAAAGAAGGAGAACCAAATTTCCGGCATCAATTTTAAACTGAAAGAGGATGCCGATGCCCTGACCGTAAGAGCGGACATTAAAGCGGTCTTAGGGGAATCCATCGTTCTAAAAAACAGGGAAGAGCTGAACAGTACACTCTATAAGATGTTGAACACCGAAAATTTGGCCACGTACCTCATCTTTACGCTGGTCTTGATCATCGCCCTGTTCAATGTAGTTGGCGCCATTATCATGATGATCTTGGACAAACAGCAGAATTCCAAAACGCTATACAGTTTTGGAACTACCATTAAAGAACTACGCTCCATCTATTTTATGCAGGGGATTTTGGTTACGAGTATGGGTGGCATCATCGGGGTCTTGTTGGGTTCGCTTTTGATATGGTCGCAAACCACCTTTGGGTGGCTACGTATAACCCCATCCTTGGCCTATCCGGTAGAATTTAAAATTATGAACGTCTTTTTGGTATTGGCCACTATTGTAGTGCTGGGCGTTATCGCCTCTAAAATTGCCAGTAGCCGCATCAATAAAAAACTGATTTCCCTACACTAGACTAAACTGGTGGTCCCCGAACTTTTCCAGTACCTCGTCAAAAGCATTAAAAACGCTGGCGGAATCATCGCTGGTCACCATTTTCATACGGTACTCCTTAAAATTGGGGATGCCTTTGAAGTAATTGGTATAGTGTCTGCGGGTTTCAAATACGCCCAAGGTTTCCCCTTTCCAATCTATGGCCATTTGCAAATGTCGCCGTGCAGCCTCCACCCGCTCTGGCATAGTCGGTAGCTCTAAATAGGTGCCCGTTTCAAAATAATGTTTTACCTCTCTAAAAAACCAGGGATAACCAATACTGGCACGTCCGATCATGGCACCGTCCAAGCCGTATTCGTCCCGCATCCTCATAGCCGCTTCGGGCGAATCTACATCCCCATTTCCAAAAACCGGAATGTGCATTCTAGGGTTATTCTTCACCGCAGCAATAGGTTCCCAATTAGCTTTGCCCTTGTACATCTGTGCCCTGGTCCTGCCGTGGATGGCTATGGCCTTACATCCTACGTCTTGCAGCCGCTCCGCCACTTCTACAATTTTAATGGAATGCTCGTCCCACCCCAGACGCGTCTTTACCGTAATGGGTAATTTGGTATGTTTCACCATGGCCTCGGTAAGCGAAACCATTAAATCGATGTCTTTTAAAATTCCGGCGCCGGCGCCTTTGGATACCACTTTCTTAACGGGACATCCGAAATTAATATCGATGATATCCGGATTGGATTTTTCCACAATCTCCACGGATTGCAACATGGAATCCAGGTTAGCGCCAAAAATCTGTATCCCCACCGGACGTTCTTTTTCATAGATATCCAGCTTCATTACACTTTTGGCAGCATCCCTTATTAAGCCTTCCGAGGAAATAAACTCGGTATACACCACGTCCGCCCCTTGCTCTTTGCAAAGCGCACGAAAAGGTGGGTCGCTCACGTCTTCCATAGGGGCGAGAAGCAAAGGGAATTCCGGTAATTTTATGTCTCCTATTTTAGGCACGGACCTTATTGATTTTGGATTGCAAAGTTAAGAAAAAATGGAATGAAGGGTTTTAAAGAAGTTAATAGCACTCCGTTGTTATTTCGAGTAGTTTTTCAACGGATGAAAAAAATGTTTTCAAGAAGAGTCGAAGAAGCAATTTGTTCTCGATACACTTCGCCTATTGTGAAGCGCTCGAACTGACATTCTGAAGAAATGTAAAGGTTTCGTTTTTTTAAGAGTTAAATAGCTACCTGTTGTCACTTCGAGTGGTTTTTCAACATTGGAGAAAAATTGTATCGAGAAGTTTTCTTGCTCCAAACGGTTCTCGATACACTACACGTGCTGCGTAGCACTCGAACTGACAGTGTGCTAGAAAGTACAAAGATTTTTATTAGTTTAATCAAATGAAGCTGTTCTATGTTTATATCCTTGAGTGTTCCGATGGTACTTATTATACGGGTATAACGTCGGATATGGAGAAAAGGTTAGCCTCACATAATATTGGTGCCTATCCAAACAGTTATACCGCTTCACGTGGACCACTGAAACTTGTATTTTATTGTGAATTCACGGAGGCAGCTGTTGCTATCGCTACAGAAAAACAAATCAAAAAATGGTCAAGAGCTAAGAAACAGGCCCTAATCTCAGGTCAGTTCGATAAGTTGCCAAATCTTGCCAAGAAAAAGTTCTCGTGATTTATGGTGTCACTTGGTGTAGTTTGTCGACATAGGAGACAAGTGGTGTCAAGAAGCGTGTATGTCATACCTAGTTCTCGATACACTTCGCCTCTGGCGAAGCACTCGAACTGACATTCTGAAGAAATGTGAGGTTAGGTTTTTTAAAACCTAAATAGTATTCCGTTGCCATTTCGAATTGTTTTTAGATACGGGAGAAAAACTATCTCAAGAAGCTTTCATGGTTGAAACGGTCTCAACACACTACACCTGCGGCGTAGCTCTCGAAGTGACATTCTAAAGAACTAAATAGTAATCCGTTGTCACTTCGAGTGGTTTTTCGACGCAGGAGAAAAATTGTATCGAGAAGTTTTTGTTTTTCAAATGGTTATCGATGCACTTCGCCTATTGCTAAGCACTCGAACTGACAATATCCTAAAACTTTATTTCCGCCGATATTTTCTCCCCATTCCTATCCACCGTGACTTCAGTGGTGTTACCTTCCTCGAATACCGAAAGGGCCCGCATGTAGCTCATCATATCGGTGACGAGACTATCGCCCAACTGTATAACGACATCGCCTTTTTGGAGTCCGGCCGCAGCTGCCGGTCTGCCTTCCGTAACGCCGTCTATCCGCATGCCTTTCCCATCAAAAAGATAATCGGGCATTACACCGAGAGCCACTTTAAAACGCGGAACATCCTCGCTTTCATTTTTGGTGGTTCGAAACGCTAGTTTGGCATCATCATCCAATTCGGAGATGATATGGGTTATATATTCCTCGATCATTCGCATACCATCGTAATTCAGTTTTTCCGAATCGTCAGAAGGTTTATGGTAATCCGAATGTTGACCCGTGAAAAAGTGCAAGGCAGGTATGTCCTGTAGGTAAAAGGAAGTATGGTCCGAAGGGCCCATTCCAGATTCGCTCAGCACCAACTTGAAATCGGAATTATTTGAATTCAGCACTTGGTTCCAAATAGGGGACGTACCTACTCCGCTAATGGACAAAGTATTATCGTCACGCAGCCTCCCCACCATATCCATATTCAACATATAGCTGGCCTTTGGTAAATCTATGGTCGGATTTTTAGTAAAATAATTGCTGCCCAAAAGTCCCATCTCTTCCCCTGAAAAAGCAAGGAACAAATAATTACTTCCTTTTAGAGAGTCCTTTAACCTTTCTGCCAGTTGCAGTAGAATGCCCACCCCGCTCGCATTGTCATCGGCGCCATTATGAACGGCGTCCCCCTCTGCGTATAAAGAGCCTTCGCCTCCCAATCCCAAATGATCGTAATGGGCGCCGATGATAACCGTTTTATCGGCTTGGTTATCCACATAGCCAATTACATTGGTTCCCGTTATGGTACTGTCCCCGTTTACGAATTCAATTTCCGTGTGCGGGTCGGTTTTGGGCTTAAAGGTGAAGGTTTGAAAGTAAGTGCCTGCGTTACCCTTGGGAGCTAAACCAATGCCTTCCATACGTTTCTTAATGTACATCGCGGCTTTTAGCTCATATTCGGTACCGGTTTCCCTACCTTGGAGGCTATCACTGGCCAAATATGCAATATCCTCCTCTAGGGAAATTGATTTTTGTTTTTCTGATTTACAGGATATAAATAATGTGATAAGTAGGTAAAAAACAGTTCTATTCATGATATTTGTAATTATCAATACGAAGATAATACTTAAATAAGCCCTGAACATTATCAGGGTTAATTCAGCGTTCCGATTCGAGGTCGTAAATCGGATTTAAAGTGGGCGTTCAATAAAATAAACATCGCATGAGAATTTTAACCCTATTAGCCGTTTTGTTTCTTTTTACCCATTGCAAGAACGAATCCAAAAAAAATACGTCCCCCGAGACCGAAAAAAAAGCTTCCCTGATGGCGGGTACGGATACCTTGATTTATCCCGAGGAGAAATATTTCAAATCCATTCGTCAAATCACTTTCGGCGGAGATAATGCGGAGGCGTATTGGAGCTGGGATGATAAACAGATGATCTTTCAATCCAACAATGCCGATTGGGGCATGGAGTGCGATCAAATGTTCCTAATGAACGTTACCGATAGTTTTGCGGATACTATTCCTCCCATGGTGAGCACGGGGATGGGTAGAACCACCTGTGCCTATTTCTTGCCGGACAACAAGCATTTTGTATACGGTTCCACCCATTTGGCAGATGCCGAGTGTCCCGAGGTGCCCTTGCGTAAAAATGGCAACTATGTCTGGCCCGTCTATGATTCGTTTGACATTTTTGTGTCCGACCTAGAAGGAAACATTACCGCTCAGTTAACCGATTTGCCCGGGTACGATGCAGAAGCGACGGTATCTCCAAAAGGGGATAAGATTGTTTTCACCTCCACCCGAAGTGGCGATTTAGAGCTTTATACCATGAATCTTGACGGTTCTGACGTAAAACAGATCACCAATGAGCTGGGCTATGACGGGGGCGCATTTTTTTCTCCGGATGGCACCAAATTAATTTTTAGGGCATCCCGGCCCAAGACCCCTGAGGCCATAAAAAAGTACAAAGACCTATTGGCAGAGGGTCTGGTGGAACCCACGGAAATGGAGTTGTTTATTTGCAATGCCGATGGGTCCGATTTGAAACAATTGACCTTTTTGGGAAATGCGAATTGGAGTCCTTTCTTTCATCCCTCTGGAAAGAAAATATTGTTTAGCAGTAATTATGAAGCTGAAAAAGGCTTCCCTTTTAACCTCTATTTTATTGATATCGATGGGAAGAACCTTGAGCGGGTTACCCATGGCGAAACTTTTGATGCATTCCCGGTATTTTCTAACGACGGGAAGTATTTGGCCTTTTCCAGTAACCGGAATAACGGAGGTACGCGTGATACAAATTTGTTCATCGCCGAATGGCAGGAATAGCACTTCCGTTTGAACCTATTTTGTTTGGCGTAAAGGTCAACCTGCATTTAGTGCTGGAGTACTTGGCATTCTTTGTAGCCTTCAGATATTACATTGTACTGCGCAGAAAAAATGATGACGTTATTTCTTCCAACAATCGGCTATCCATAATTATTGGGGCCATTTTTGGTGCGCTACTATTTTCCAGAGTAGTGGCTTTTTTAGAAAATCCCGCTTTACACTACGAACAGGGATGGCTAGCCATCTTGAACAATAAAACTATTATGGGAGGCCTATTTGGTGGTCTATTGGGCGTGGAACTTGCAAAAAAGATTATCGGAGAAAAGCATTCCTCCGGGGATTTGTTTACGCTGCCGATCATACTGGGGATTATCATTGGACGTATCGGATGTTTTTTAGCGGGCATCAAGGAATTCACTTATGGGAAAACAACCGGTTTTTTCCTTGGAATGGATTTGGGAGATGGTTTAGTTAGACATCCCATAGCCCTGTATGAAGTGGTTTTTCTGATTATTCTATTCTTTTTCATAAAACGATTGCAACAACGCCCAAATCGTTTGGAAAGCGGCATGTATTTCAAGATTTTCATGCTCTCCTACTTTGGGTTTCGGTTCGTAATCGAATTCTTGAAACCCAATACTTTTTTAATTCTAGGGCTGAGTAGCATCCAATATTTATGCTTAATTTGTTTCGTCTACTATTCTAAAACTATCCTACAAGGAACTGCCTATGCCAGAAAAAAATTACACCTATTATGATTTTACGCTAAGCCTTTGTCCAGATTGCCTGCGCCGCGTAGACGCCAAAATCGTCTTTGAAAATGACAAGGTATACATGCTCAAGAATTGTAGGGAACACGGGCGCTCCAAAGTTTTGATCGCAGACGACATTGAGTACTACAAGAACATTCGGAACTATAATAAGGCTTCTGAATATCCAAAAACCTTCAACACCAAAACACATTACGGCTGTCCTTACGATTGCGGTCTATGTCCAGACCACGAACAGCATTCGTGCCTTACCG
This sequence is a window from Maribacter aestuarii. Protein-coding genes within it:
- the mce gene encoding methylmalonyl-CoA epimerase gives rise to the protein MKKIEHLGIVVKNMEASNLLFEKLLGAAPYKQEEVASEGVRTSFFKNGPNKIELLEALDDNSPIAKFLEKKGEGIHHVAFEVDDIVAEITRLKAEGFTVLNETPKSGADNKLVAFVHPKTANGVLVELCQEIRK
- the rbfA gene encoding 30S ribosome-binding factor RbfA gives rise to the protein METQRQRKIGGVIQKDIVDILQKAALEGGLRGTLISVSKVSVTTDLSIAKVYVSIFPTDKAKELMEGIKSNQPLIKHELAQRTRNQLRRVPELLFFLDDSLDYIEKIESSLKEKENPIENRDLLPKRKKS
- a CDS encoding ABC transporter permease produces the protein MNFPLYIAKRYVRSKSSQNAVNIINFITFLVIVIGSAALFIVLSGFAGLKTFSLSFTNSFDPELKALPATGKFFEITPEQEKQLSEISGLAIYSKEIEEKVYLEHRGKNHIAYIKGIDSNYVKSIKVDSILYLGDWTINEQQVVSGIGIANILGVTINQFRSPLQIYAVKPGTGSISQSMGSSNSLYNQLPMVIGGVYAVEADLDNKYVFADLPLVQALLEKKENQISGINFKLKEDADALTVRADIKAVLGESIVLKNREELNSTLYKMLNTENLATYLIFTLVLIIALFNVVGAIIMMILDKQQNSKTLYSFGTTIKELRSIYFMQGILVTSMGGIIGVLLGSLLIWSQTTFGWLRITPSLAYPVEFKIMNVFLVLATIVVLGVIASKIASSRINKKLISLH
- the dusB gene encoding tRNA dihydrouridine synthase DusB, which codes for MPKIGDIKLPEFPLLLAPMEDVSDPPFRALCKEQGADVVYTEFISSEGLIRDAAKSVMKLDIYEKERPVGIQIFGANLDSMLQSVEIVEKSNPDIIDINFGCPVKKVVSKGAGAGILKDIDLMVSLTEAMVKHTKLPITVKTRLGWDEHSIKIVEVAERLQDVGCKAIAIHGRTRAQMYKGKANWEPIAAVKNNPRMHIPVFGNGDVDSPEAAMRMRDEYGLDGAMIGRASIGYPWFFREVKHYFETGTYLELPTMPERVEAARRHLQMAIDWKGETLGVFETRRHYTNYFKGIPNFKEYRMKMVTSDDSASVFNAFDEVLEKFGDHQFSLV
- a CDS encoding GIY-YIG nuclease family protein, producing the protein MKLFYVYILECSDGTYYTGITSDMEKRLASHNIGAYPNSYTASRGPLKLVFYCEFTEAAVAIATEKQIKKWSRAKKQALISGQFDKLPNLAKKKFS
- a CDS encoding M28 family peptidase is translated as MNRTVFYLLITLFISCKSEKQKSISLEEDIAYLASDSLQGRETGTEYELKAAMYIKKRMEGIGLAPKGNAGTYFQTFTFKPKTDPHTEIEFVNGDSTITGTNVIGYVDNQADKTVIIGAHYDHLGLGGEGSLYAEGDAVHNGADDNASGVGILLQLAERLKDSLKGSNYLFLAFSGEEMGLLGSNYFTKNPTIDLPKASYMLNMDMVGRLRDDNTLSISGVGTSPIWNQVLNSNNSDFKLVLSESGMGPSDHTSFYLQDIPALHFFTGQHSDYHKPSDDSEKLNYDGMRMIEEYITHIISELDDDAKLAFRTTKNESEDVPRFKVALGVMPDYLFDGKGMRIDGVTEGRPAAAAGLQKGDVVIQLGDSLVTDMMSYMRALSVFEEGNTTEVTVDRNGEKISAEIKF
- a CDS encoding TolB family protein — protein: MRILTLLAVLFLFTHCKNESKKNTSPETEKKASLMAGTDTLIYPEEKYFKSIRQITFGGDNAEAYWSWDDKQMIFQSNNADWGMECDQMFLMNVTDSFADTIPPMVSTGMGRTTCAYFLPDNKHFVYGSTHLADAECPEVPLRKNGNYVWPVYDSFDIFVSDLEGNITAQLTDLPGYDAEATVSPKGDKIVFTSTRSGDLELYTMNLDGSDVKQITNELGYDGGAFFSPDGTKLIFRASRPKTPEAIKKYKDLLAEGLVEPTEMELFICNADGSDLKQLTFLGNANWSPFFHPSGKKILFSSNYEAEKGFPFNLYFIDIDGKNLERVTHGETFDAFPVFSNDGKYLAFSSNRNNGGTRDTNLFIAEWQE
- a CDS encoding prolipoprotein diacylglyceryl transferase family protein; protein product: MAGIALPFEPILFGVKVNLHLVLEYLAFFVAFRYYIVLRRKNDDVISSNNRLSIIIGAIFGALLFSRVVAFLENPALHYEQGWLAILNNKTIMGGLFGGLLGVELAKKIIGEKHSSGDLFTLPIILGIIIGRIGCFLAGIKEFTYGKTTGFFLGMDLGDGLVRHPIALYEVVFLIILFFFIKRLQQRPNRLESGMYFKIFMLSYFGFRFVIEFLKPNTFLILGLSSIQYLCLICFVYYSKTILQGTAYARKKLHLL